In Deltaproteobacteria bacterium, a single genomic region encodes these proteins:
- a CDS encoding SDR family oxidoreductase codes for MTQSDKRDNEPSQDVALIVGGGPGISASCARLFAERGMRVGIAARDPDKSVLQNLEKMHGVRRYACDASDPAAVERLFQDAVRDLGTPTLLVHNIDGRVPGIFRKGITEADPGMALDTLRNSAFSAFLVGQQAARLMRENKPNANGTKGTIIFTNASAALKGFPLSGAFAMACQAKAGLAQSMARELMPQGIHIVHVPIDAAIGWTQEDGTRAHRLAGTTVDDNMADPDRIAETYLQLHRQHRSTWACEVVLRPWVEKW; via the coding sequence ATGACTCAATCCGACAAACGCGACAACGAACCTTCACAAGACGTTGCACTCATCGTTGGGGGCGGCCCCGGCATCAGCGCAAGTTGCGCCAGGCTGTTCGCGGAACGGGGCATGCGTGTCGGCATCGCAGCCAGGGATCCGGACAAATCGGTCCTGCAGAATCTGGAGAAGATGCACGGCGTGCGCCGATACGCGTGCGATGCAAGCGACCCCGCGGCAGTGGAACGTCTGTTCCAGGATGCGGTTCGTGACCTCGGCACACCGACACTTCTCGTGCACAACATTGACGGCCGAGTTCCCGGCATTTTTCGCAAGGGGATCACCGAAGCAGATCCGGGCATGGCGCTCGATACGCTTCGGAACTCGGCGTTCAGCGCGTTTTTGGTAGGTCAGCAAGCAGCTCGACTCATGCGCGAGAACAAACCCAACGCCAACGGCACGAAAGGAACGATCATCTTCACGAACGCAAGCGCAGCGCTTAAAGGCTTCCCGTTGAGTGGCGCCTTTGCGATGGCATGTCAGGCCAAGGCTGGACTCGCGCAGAGCATGGCAAGAGAACTGATGCCGCAGGGTATCCACATCGTGCATGTGCCGATCGACGCCGCGATTGGCTGGACGCAGGAAGACGGCACCCGCGCGCACCGACTGGCGGGAACGACCGTCGACGACAATATGGCCGACCCGGACCGCATCGCCGAGACCTATTTGCAACTGCACCGCCAGCATCGATCGACCTGGGCATGCGAAGTCGTGCTACGACCGTGGGTCGAAAAATGGTGA
- a CDS encoding antibiotic biosynthesis monooxygenase — MAKLAIVGTIKVAPGRRDEYLKHLRAHAERCRANEPGTLQFEILAPHDDPDTVMLYEVYASSEAFQAHWTGESMKQIRRDSEGLQVSLSGVRCDLVE; from the coding sequence ATGGCCAAACTCGCGATCGTTGGGACCATTAAGGTCGCGCCTGGTAGGCGTGACGAGTACCTAAAGCATCTGCGGGCCCATGCGGAGCGCTGCCGGGCCAACGAGCCGGGTACACTGCAATTCGAGATCCTCGCGCCACACGATGATCCCGACACCGTGATGCTCTACGAAGTCTACGCCAGTTCAGAGGCCTTCCAGGCCCATTGGACCGGCGAGTCCATGAAGCAAATACGCCGCGACTCCGAGGGGCTTCAGGTCAGCCTGTCGGGCGTACGCTGTGATCTGGTCGAATAG